One window of Candidatus Nitrospira kreftii genomic DNA carries:
- a CDS encoding hypothetical protein (conserved protein of unknown function) — MTSITSWMRLQPLSRNAEMKNSLQAKIYDPLWLLARQWQLGEFQGEDNGSPITARWRADAARLSRYFPGAIKANTIANAPRYDPSMPLETLVERETILPAKDQTAKLRFTAESGQQFLRMLDQMRESGAISRDYRDAFVRKYPLPRLTAEQRVTVDSDSLAFIDLMAARVPDGRLLHTAFRETNAGVIVIAPDLEVTPGDLADVREAARLWLTWFDTLFNEPAKENPTWLPERMEYAFSIGTRFSDGEVPLTAGEYFDGHLDWYAFDVNPEVTLGGASDDTLTEITHSAIPAPVSFRGMPNARFWEFEDAQVDFGSVDAGPTDLARMLLVEFSLTYGNDWFVIPVELPVGSLYRCRSLVIEDTFGVRTLVKASSQLSEPNSTWRMFQQSHTRGSGLTKPATNLFFLTPSLLKGLESKPIEEVLFLRDEMANMAWGVERIIESATEKPLNRFEQEIQRTEPPAEAADPNKLVYKLATKVPDNWVPLLPVKSNEGLRLRQGKVLKVDGPPEFTDAQGTILRPEVTRENGLQIFEEEIPREGIRLTRHYQLTRWHDGSTHLWIGRRKKVGSGEGSSGLRFDSVTPKR, encoded by the coding sequence ATGACATCGATAACCAGTTGGATGAGATTACAGCCGCTCAGCCGCAATGCTGAGATGAAAAATAGCTTGCAGGCGAAGATCTACGACCCGCTCTGGCTACTCGCTCGCCAATGGCAACTAGGAGAATTCCAGGGGGAGGATAACGGCTCGCCGATAACGGCGCGCTGGCGTGCGGATGCAGCGAGACTTTCCCGCTATTTTCCAGGAGCAATCAAGGCCAACACTATTGCGAACGCTCCTCGGTATGACCCGAGTATGCCGCTGGAAACGTTGGTTGAACGGGAGACAATTCTCCCTGCAAAAGATCAGACGGCAAAACTTCGCTTCACGGCGGAGTCAGGCCAGCAGTTCTTAAGAATGTTGGACCAGATGCGCGAGTCGGGAGCGATTTCACGTGACTACCGCGACGCCTTCGTTCGTAAGTATCCCCTGCCAAGACTGACTGCAGAACAACGTGTGACTGTGGATAGCGACAGTCTGGCTTTCATCGATCTCATGGCGGCACGGGTGCCCGATGGAAGACTGCTCCACACAGCCTTTCGTGAAACCAATGCTGGAGTTATCGTCATCGCTCCCGATCTTGAAGTCACACCCGGTGATCTGGCTGACGTGAGAGAGGCTGCGCGACTCTGGTTGACCTGGTTCGACACGCTTTTCAATGAACCTGCGAAGGAGAATCCCACATGGTTGCCGGAGCGCATGGAGTATGCGTTCTCAATCGGCACGCGCTTCAGCGACGGCGAAGTGCCGCTGACGGCCGGGGAATACTTTGATGGTCACTTGGATTGGTACGCCTTCGATGTGAATCCCGAAGTGACGTTGGGCGGAGCGTCAGACGACACGCTTACCGAGATCACGCACAGCGCGATTCCCGCTCCGGTGAGTTTTCGCGGCATGCCCAACGCACGGTTCTGGGAGTTTGAGGACGCGCAGGTTGATTTTGGTTCCGTGGATGCCGGTCCTACCGATCTCGCGCGCATGCTGCTCGTAGAGTTTTCCTTAACATACGGCAACGACTGGTTTGTCATTCCTGTTGAATTGCCGGTCGGCTCACTCTATCGCTGTCGCTCGCTTGTCATAGAGGACACGTTTGGTGTGCGGACGCTCGTGAAAGCATCAAGCCAACTGAGCGAACCGAATTCCACCTGGCGGATGTTCCAGCAATCGCACACCAGAGGTAGCGGACTGACAAAGCCGGCGACGAATCTCTTTTTCCTCACGCCGTCATTGCTGAAGGGCTTAGAAAGCAAACCAATTGAAGAGGTGCTGTTCCTTCGTGACGAAATGGCGAACATGGCCTGGGGCGTGGAGCGGATTATCGAGAGCGCCACGGAAAAACCACTGAATCGATTCGAACAAGAAATACAAAGAACGGAGCCGCCTGCGGAAGCCGCCGATCCGAACAAGCTGGTTTACAAACTTGCGACAAAAGTGCCGGACAACTGGGTGCCGCTGCTACCGGTCAAGAGCAATGAAGGATTGCGCTTGCGACAGGGTAAGGTGTTGAAGGTAGATGGACCACCGGAGTTCACTGACGCTCAGGGCACCATCCTCAGGCCAGAAGTCACAAGGGAAAATGGATTACAAATCTTCGAGGAAGAGATCCCGCGCGAAGGCATTCGCCTCACTCGACACTATCAACTCACGCGATGGCATGACGGTTCGACTCATCTGTGGATAGGGCGTCGCAAGAAGGTTGGCAGCGGTGAGGGTTCAAGCGGCCTACGCTTTGACTCTGTTACGCCTAAACGGTAA
- a CDS encoding hypothetical protein (conserved protein of unknown function) has protein sequence MKGTHKPNVGATAMTLTSANYIFLPWVRQGAASGIKTPDMSETQPGIVSVRVKLGINNAAPDIERQVQLYGPGDVTGIDRLQVIRTEPRHLSTDFEPNYFPAIEFDRPDFPWIFTPASANADGKLRPWLCLIVVRKQGHVVFRVDRTLPLPVLEIRAHATHELPDLTESWAWAHAQVAGSALSKGSLEQALGGNPSLTLSRLLCPRRLDPLTDYLACVVPTFELGRKAGLGLPIQRDGERDEETELLPAWTTQADAVTLPAYFHWEFRTGTGGDFEALVKLLTARDLRDTPQIGKRRVDISDPDFHITLPVGTTLEFEGALRVVGSPRVEWQESTRTPFQTELKKILDAPWLAMQNDGIEKPIVAPPIYGCWQAARHTVSLFPPSQTPVAWLDELNLDPRHRAVAALGTHVVQTQQEALMASAWEQLGEIDRINQLRRQAQLARAVNHVYYTKYFSRFSGETLLKVFSVAQSRVVVETAGVNNVTTRALLSQTISQSVIPGRVVSAPMRRLTSPRSRVSARFHPVSAAPISILARLNAATPVLAFRANEAALISINLVATRAQGLAAQLNETIRFERTVVALNSAPQLADFAQIPEGQVRTLLDFTRGTADNPAAALFRQAAKDHHEYMVKAFATPPSDQSPTIDLSATRKALLQSIVPGMTMKRRIDFSVRLAPEANKTDDPLEPVMDSPVFPQPMYEALRDLSQDYLLPGLDHVPANTVTLLGTNPKFVESFMVGLNAEMSHEMLWRNYPTDQRSTYFRQFWDTSAGSDKPDLEPISLWGDRELGQNTPNTGDKLVLLIRGELLKRYPNSVIYAVAAVPKDQRVTLSKKSADERHPLFQGRLNSDVTFLGFDLTEAQAKGEAPHDPNGWFFVIQQQPTEPCFGMDVGDFTKAPPALTTTWNELSWRHMAQTEEELKALSHVSLGAIKRVVPNIDTQTIDKATWGKNSSHLAYITLQRPMRIAIHAREMIKRSG, from the coding sequence GTGAAGGGAACGCACAAGCCGAATGTGGGTGCCACAGCCATGACTCTTACCTCAGCAAACTACATCTTCCTTCCCTGGGTGCGTCAGGGAGCTGCATCCGGCATCAAGACGCCGGACATGAGCGAGACCCAACCTGGCATTGTCTCAGTGCGCGTCAAGCTGGGCATCAACAACGCGGCACCCGATATCGAACGTCAGGTGCAACTCTATGGACCAGGCGATGTCACGGGCATCGATCGCCTGCAAGTAATCCGCACCGAGCCACGACATCTCTCAACAGACTTCGAGCCCAACTATTTTCCTGCCATCGAATTTGATCGTCCCGACTTTCCCTGGATTTTTACACCTGCTTCTGCAAATGCTGATGGGAAGTTGCGGCCATGGCTTTGTCTGATCGTCGTTCGCAAACAGGGTCACGTCGTGTTCCGAGTGGACCGTACTCTCCCATTACCTGTCCTTGAGATAAGGGCTCACGCGACACACGAACTTCCCGACCTGACTGAATCGTGGGCATGGGCACATGCCCAAGTTGCCGGAAGTGCGCTTAGCAAGGGCTCTTTGGAGCAAGCACTCGGTGGGAATCCTTCGCTGACGCTTTCACGCTTGTTGTGTCCCCGTCGTCTTGATCCACTCACAGATTACCTCGCCTGTGTTGTGCCCACGTTTGAACTGGGAAGAAAAGCCGGGCTAGGTTTACCGATTCAGCGCGATGGCGAACGTGATGAAGAGACGGAGTTGTTGCCGGCATGGACAACCCAGGCTGATGCCGTGACGTTGCCCGCCTACTTCCACTGGGAGTTTCGCACCGGTACCGGTGGTGACTTCGAAGCGTTGGTGAAACTTCTGACTGCGCGTGATCTGCGCGACACTCCACAGATCGGCAAGCGACGCGTAGACATCAGCGATCCTGACTTCCACATCACTCTGCCAGTTGGCACCACTCTCGAGTTTGAAGGCGCGTTGCGTGTTGTTGGCTCACCAAGGGTAGAGTGGCAAGAGTCAACTCGCACGCCGTTTCAAACAGAACTGAAAAAGATCCTCGACGCTCCGTGGCTCGCGATGCAGAACGACGGTATCGAAAAACCGATCGTCGCGCCACCGATTTATGGTTGCTGGCAAGCAGCGCGTCACACGGTGAGCCTTTTCCCCCCATCACAGACGCCGGTAGCCTGGCTGGATGAACTGAATCTCGATCCGCGACATCGAGCTGTGGCAGCGCTGGGCACTCACGTTGTGCAGACGCAACAGGAGGCATTGATGGCCTCAGCGTGGGAGCAACTGGGCGAGATCGATCGCATCAATCAACTGCGACGTCAGGCCCAGCTGGCCCGTGCAGTCAACCATGTCTACTATACGAAATACTTCAGCCGATTTTCTGGCGAGACATTGTTGAAGGTCTTCAGCGTCGCTCAATCTCGAGTCGTGGTGGAAACCGCGGGTGTGAACAACGTCACGACGCGCGCCCTGTTATCACAGACGATCTCGCAGTCCGTTATTCCTGGTCGCGTTGTCTCCGCACCGATGCGACGTTTGACGAGCCCACGGAGTCGGGTTAGCGCACGATTCCACCCAGTCAGCGCTGCACCGATCTCCATCCTCGCCAGACTGAATGCCGCCACGCCCGTCTTAGCTTTTAGAGCGAACGAAGCCGCCTTGATCTCGATCAATCTCGTGGCCACCAGAGCGCAGGGATTGGCCGCGCAATTGAACGAGACGATTCGGTTTGAACGAACGGTTGTGGCGCTGAATAGCGCACCTCAGCTGGCGGACTTCGCGCAAATTCCTGAGGGGCAGGTCCGCACGCTGCTCGACTTCACTCGAGGAACTGCCGACAATCCTGCCGCAGCGCTCTTTCGTCAGGCCGCGAAGGATCATCACGAGTACATGGTCAAGGCGTTTGCTACTCCGCCGTCCGATCAATCACCAACAATCGACCTGTCAGCCACAAGGAAAGCGCTGCTGCAGAGCATCGTTCCGGGCATGACGATGAAGAGGCGAATAGATTTCTCGGTCCGCTTAGCTCCTGAAGCCAACAAGACTGACGACCCACTTGAACCGGTCATGGACTCACCCGTCTTCCCGCAGCCGATGTATGAAGCGCTGCGAGATCTGTCTCAGGATTACCTGCTGCCAGGTTTAGACCATGTGCCGGCAAACACTGTAACACTGCTCGGCACGAATCCGAAGTTCGTCGAATCATTCATGGTCGGGCTGAACGCGGAGATGAGTCACGAGATGCTCTGGCGCAATTATCCGACCGACCAGCGCAGCACGTACTTTCGACAGTTCTGGGACACTTCTGCCGGTAGTGATAAGCCCGATCTCGAACCAATCAGCCTGTGGGGTGATCGCGAGCTGGGCCAGAACACACCGAACACTGGCGACAAGCTGGTCCTACTGATTCGCGGCGAACTACTCAAACGCTATCCGAATTCAGTGATCTATGCGGTGGCTGCGGTGCCGAAGGATCAACGAGTAACACTTTCGAAAAAGTCTGCGGATGAACGTCACCCACTCTTCCAGGGACGACTGAACTCCGACGTCACGTTCCTCGGTTTTGATCTCACAGAAGCTCAAGCCAAAGGCGAAGCACCGCACGATCCGAACGGTTGGTTCTTTGTGATTCAGCAACAACCCACGGAGCCCTGTTTCGGAATGGACGTTGGAGATTTCACCAAAGCCCCACCTGCGCTCACGACAACCTGGAACGAATTGAGCTGGCGACACATGGCTCAGACGGAAGAAGAGTTGAAAGCGCTGTCGCATGTTTCCCTTGGTGCGATTAAGCGCGTGGTGCCGAACATCGACACGCAGACGATTGACAAGGCGACGTGGGGGAAGAATTCTTCGCACCTCGCATACATCACTTTGCAGCGCCCGATGCGTATTGCCATCCATGCAAGAGAGATGATTAAACGGTCTGGATGA
- a CDS encoding hypothetical protein (conserved protein of unknown function) encodes MSAEKTLLAGIASALTLAGSITKATNGPRLLLAKLGWDLPPGADDIGLAALDMERVGTHLTQWSELASNPDVPTEDQVNTLAQLADAVLDVLGELKVINIQAPQEYLDRAQIKEEFLTRLMDLYLIQSVAISAPELFDVASLLGWFEVKRLGADPAKFQVPHIRHVVHWDRVPKLFTDPTDLFRETYGWGTPAFDPDTLVIRVGAVLQHIAAEVRHRKLPGIPLTRMHGGPLTEHPPQLQLLLPLLGSAGLLSGETGISVFGLPPTTSGGADGGLGLAPYAEGTAAIRLPLSSIISVGMSAQADLESGIALVFRPNNDPVLHTNLNRAQAATGGAGAEVNFDLTLAMPPTAPPMTLISAGGATVEAKSIAVSVGALVDKSQTDAIVRIEFKGGKVTVKPEDVPFLGAVSDEGLTVDADVDLSWSHRNGVRLGGRAELKVSQTLGRRIGPVTIDALHLVLATQADGISLAVSVGVSVKIGPVVLVVDQLGVGAAITSGPGSLGSADLRIRPVPPNGIGLEINAPGVVGGGFLRFDIEKHEYGGVLQLEIAEKISVKAIGLLSTRLPDGSKGYSLVLMIFVEGFTPIQLGFGFALTGIGGLLALNRTFNEEALRAGLKNHTLDSVMFPKDPIRNAPQIISNLNRVFPPAAGHHLFGPMVKISWGTPALITAEIGVVLELGARLRLLILAQIAAILPRRDHDLVRLQMDAIGMIDFDQGTASLDASLYDSRLLKKFVLTGDMAMRLKWEGSPNFALAIGGLHPAFNPPVNFPKLERITINLSAGDNPRIRCEAYFALTANTVQFGARAELYAAASGFSIQGEIGYDVLIQLDPFFFIAEFHAQLQLKRGSTNLFKVKVEGSLAGPRPLHLKGKATFEILWWDVTIRVDTTLVKGEKPPAPAPIEVLPLLKEALRHPDSWATQLAVGQRPLVTLNARPGEAGLRLHPLGTLQVKENVVPLNMDLSRFGQAIPAGERRFTITDVTVGDEQQVPRPVRDFFAPAQFLELTDDEKLSRPSFEPMDAGVALISDVIVFTTDTRDWLEVEAIEFETWILDKGTNVSESDDEEDGQGQKLFYRLSPLLLSRQSRFGAAANSELRRTGKARYRTGTVKHQMAREGWTIVDRAQLSEQSVTGVADRAPTYSEAVAELSKLRQETPTQASRFKVLRPSELQPV; translated from the coding sequence GTGAGCGCCGAAAAGACATTACTGGCAGGAATCGCTTCCGCACTCACCTTGGCCGGATCGATCACGAAAGCCACAAATGGTCCACGTTTGTTGCTGGCCAAGCTCGGCTGGGATCTGCCACCGGGTGCGGATGATATCGGTCTCGCGGCACTTGACATGGAACGTGTCGGCACCCACCTCACCCAGTGGTCGGAGCTCGCAAGTAATCCTGACGTACCAACCGAAGACCAGGTCAACACGTTGGCCCAGCTCGCCGATGCCGTGCTTGATGTGCTTGGTGAGCTCAAGGTCATAAACATTCAAGCACCGCAAGAATACCTGGACCGGGCTCAAATCAAGGAAGAATTTCTGACCCGGCTTATGGATCTCTATCTGATCCAGTCCGTGGCGATCTCCGCTCCAGAGCTCTTTGACGTAGCCTCATTGCTCGGATGGTTTGAGGTGAAACGCCTCGGTGCTGATCCGGCAAAGTTTCAAGTGCCTCACATCCGCCATGTCGTGCACTGGGATCGCGTCCCGAAACTTTTCACAGACCCAACGGACCTCTTTCGGGAAACCTATGGCTGGGGCACACCGGCATTCGACCCAGACACGTTGGTCATTCGTGTCGGCGCAGTGCTTCAACACATCGCCGCAGAAGTCAGACATCGCAAGTTGCCAGGGATTCCGCTGACGCGAATGCACGGTGGTCCATTGACCGAACACCCACCACAACTCCAACTGTTGCTCCCCTTGCTGGGCTCGGCTGGACTACTCTCAGGTGAAACCGGAATCTCAGTATTCGGTCTGCCGCCAACGACCTCAGGTGGTGCCGACGGTGGACTCGGCCTCGCGCCGTATGCGGAGGGTACCGCCGCGATTCGATTGCCGTTGTCATCCATTATCTCGGTGGGGATGTCAGCTCAGGCGGATCTTGAGAGCGGTATCGCCCTTGTGTTTCGACCCAACAACGATCCGGTCCTGCATACCAACCTAAACAGAGCGCAGGCCGCCACGGGCGGGGCAGGCGCTGAGGTCAATTTCGACCTGACGCTTGCGATGCCGCCAACCGCCCCGCCGATGACCCTGATATCGGCTGGAGGAGCAACGGTCGAAGCCAAGTCAATCGCAGTCTCAGTAGGCGCGCTTGTTGACAAATCGCAAACCGATGCCATCGTCCGCATCGAGTTCAAGGGTGGCAAAGTCACGGTTAAACCAGAGGATGTGCCTTTCCTGGGCGCAGTATCTGATGAGGGTCTTACGGTCGATGCGGATGTTGACCTGTCTTGGTCCCACCGCAACGGAGTTCGCCTAGGCGGTCGAGCTGAACTGAAGGTCAGTCAAACGCTGGGCCGCAGGATCGGACCGGTCACAATTGATGCACTTCACCTCGTGTTAGCGACCCAGGCGGATGGCATCTCGCTCGCTGTCAGCGTTGGTGTGTCCGTCAAGATTGGCCCAGTCGTTCTCGTCGTGGACCAGCTCGGAGTGGGAGCTGCTATCACGTCTGGTCCAGGCAGTCTGGGGTCTGCGGATCTAAGGATTCGACCCGTTCCACCAAATGGGATTGGGTTGGAGATCAACGCTCCGGGCGTTGTGGGCGGCGGATTTCTGCGCTTCGACATTGAGAAACACGAATACGGTGGCGTGCTGCAGCTCGAGATCGCCGAGAAGATCTCAGTCAAAGCAATCGGTCTGCTCTCAACACGCCTGCCCGACGGCAGCAAAGGCTACTCACTCGTACTGATGATCTTCGTCGAAGGCTTCACACCCATTCAACTGGGCTTTGGCTTTGCGCTCACCGGCATCGGTGGCCTGCTCGCGCTCAATCGCACGTTCAATGAAGAGGCTCTGCGCGCGGGTTTGAAGAACCACACGCTCGACAGCGTGATGTTCCCCAAGGATCCGATCCGTAATGCTCCTCAGATCATCAGCAATCTCAATCGCGTGTTTCCTCCTGCTGCAGGTCATCATCTCTTCGGCCCCATGGTCAAGATTTCCTGGGGCACTCCTGCACTCATCACTGCCGAGATCGGTGTGGTGCTGGAGTTGGGCGCCAGACTTAGGCTGCTGATCCTCGCCCAGATTGCCGCCATCCTCCCCCGCCGCGATCATGATCTGGTGCGTTTGCAGATGGATGCGATCGGCATGATCGACTTCGACCAGGGCACGGCTTCACTTGACGCCTCCCTCTACGATTCCAGGCTGCTGAAGAAATTCGTGCTGACGGGCGACATGGCCATGCGGCTGAAATGGGAGGGTTCGCCCAACTTTGCCTTGGCCATCGGTGGATTGCACCCGGCGTTCAACCCGCCGGTCAATTTCCCGAAACTGGAGCGTATCACCATCAACCTGTCTGCTGGGGACAATCCACGCATCCGTTGTGAAGCGTATTTTGCGCTGACGGCGAATACGGTCCAGTTCGGTGCCCGCGCAGAGCTGTACGCAGCCGCGTCGGGGTTCAGCATTCAGGGCGAGATTGGCTATGATGTGTTGATCCAGCTTGACCCCTTCTTCTTCATCGCCGAGTTCCACGCACAATTACAACTCAAGCGCGGGTCCACCAATCTCTTCAAAGTCAAAGTAGAAGGCTCGCTGGCTGGACCACGGCCTCTGCATCTGAAAGGCAAGGCGACGTTCGAGATCCTCTGGTGGGACGTGACCATCAGAGTGGATACGACGCTGGTCAAGGGCGAGAAGCCGCCGGCGCCGGCGCCGATTGAAGTGTTGCCACTGTTGAAGGAGGCGCTCAGGCATCCGGACAGCTGGGCCACACAGCTGGCGGTGGGACAGCGACCGCTGGTGACACTGAATGCGAGACCGGGGGAGGCGGGCCTTCGGTTGCATCCACTGGGAACGCTGCAGGTGAAGGAGAACGTGGTCCCGCTGAATATGGACCTCTCGCGGTTTGGACAGGCCATACCGGCGGGAGAGAGACGATTCACGATCACGGATGTGACGGTGGGAGATGAGCAACAGGTGCCGAGACCGGTGAGGGACTTCTTCGCACCGGCACAGTTTCTGGAGTTGACGGATGACGAGAAATTGTCACGACCTTCGTTTGAGCCGATGGATGCGGGAGTGGCGCTGATTTCGGACGTAATTGTCTTCACGACGGATACGCGGGACTGGCTGGAGGTAGAGGCCATCGAGTTTGAAACGTGGATTTTGGACAAGGGAACGAATGTGTCGGAGAGCGATGATGAAGAGGATGGGCAGGGACAAAAGCTCTTTTACCGCTTGAGCCCATTGTTGCTCAGCAGACAGTCGCGGTTTGGAGCAGCGGCCAATAGTGAGCTGCGGCGCACGGGCAAGGCCCGGTATCGCACGGGAACAGTCAAGCACCAGATGGCACGGGAGGGTTGGACCATTGTGGACCGAGCGCAACTCTCTGAGCAGTCGGTCACAGGCGTGGCAGACAGAGCGCCTACTTATTCAGAAGCTGTGGCGGAGCTGAGCAAGTTGAGACAGGAGACCCCGACCCAAGCCAGTCGCTTCAAGGTCTTGAGACCATCGGAACTACAGCCGGTGTGA
- a CDS encoding hypothetical protein (conserved protein of unknown function) — protein MNNVRVVAFANWLLTSDKASQANVVDGTFTFQLDSIEVEATAAGSITPKLTVRVVDFVGRQLSSDREVFLTEANIDLNQITVLRADAEGLLVTNGTGIAKFVSEGNAVKLLIDGEEAFGRVADEIKLANHSINMTQLFFGVPEEFHIKNEEKDPATKEPREKANLVFKFSPTPLIPIDPAQAGAPTDPSPRIGDERPERLLLKSMLEKKTIVRILMNEPGLSFPEAFFWLAVLTPLAAGIPVGGAVGIAALMGVGLPFFPLVLLTSVVLFFVEYIKIRKVLEETTDVDNLNRYLGPAIANETVKRLSVRGFKQKAPDHGVQHCKMVIVDNDRAVVLGSPFSQRYWDTLRHQLDEPRRGGNTSDIVHDLSMAVVGPAARDLYETFRVYWNEDLSENQKLPALPENLEPNTQTSGEDAIAKLQVVRTMSGKRFEELNRESEKGILEGYLRAIALARHYIYMENQYFTDGVVTDALVAALKANSNLQVIMVVPIKPDVMFYPRRQAKRIEQIREAGGDRVGVFTRWTYDKRLDAVRPLVAPVYIHAKGAVVDDSWATIGSANLDGLSLDYNLLLSPLAFGETTACELNLNIIPTAPGSANQFAQFTRRRLWAEHLGILKNGIPDHEDPSLATGPQHQWLTSLWRPAAERALKHVTQAKREDLPGFILEYPKEDGGCLDTPRKHLAALGVKLKPLNEAVIRPITGSRKFHFSSGKWDRRPLIEDIKQ, from the coding sequence ATGAACAACGTAAGAGTCGTCGCGTTTGCTAATTGGTTACTCACGTCAGACAAGGCAAGTCAGGCCAACGTCGTCGACGGTACGTTCACTTTTCAACTCGACAGTATCGAGGTCGAAGCCACAGCGGCCGGTTCGATTACGCCCAAGCTTACCGTGCGAGTGGTTGACTTTGTTGGGCGCCAATTGAGTTCCGATAGGGAGGTGTTTCTCACCGAAGCTAATATTGACCTCAACCAAATCACCGTTCTTCGGGCTGATGCAGAAGGACTCCTGGTTACCAACGGTACCGGCATTGCAAAGTTTGTGAGCGAAGGCAACGCCGTCAAGCTTCTCATCGATGGGGAGGAAGCATTTGGCCGAGTTGCAGATGAAATCAAACTCGCCAACCACTCGATCAACATGACCCAGTTGTTCTTCGGCGTGCCAGAAGAATTTCACATAAAGAACGAAGAGAAAGATCCAGCGACTAAGGAGCCCAGAGAGAAAGCGAACCTTGTCTTTAAGTTCTCTCCAACGCCTTTGATTCCGATCGATCCCGCACAAGCAGGTGCGCCAACAGATCCTTCACCGAGAATCGGCGATGAGCGTCCAGAGCGACTGCTGCTCAAGTCAATGTTGGAGAAGAAGACGATCGTGAGGATTCTGATGAACGAACCGGGCCTCAGTTTTCCGGAAGCGTTCTTTTGGCTCGCTGTTCTGACTCCCCTCGCGGCCGGAATTCCCGTCGGTGGTGCAGTCGGAATAGCTGCGTTGATGGGAGTCGGCCTCCCTTTCTTCCCCCTGGTGCTCCTGACAAGCGTAGTGCTGTTCTTCGTTGAGTACATCAAGATCCGAAAAGTCCTAGAGGAGACGACAGACGTCGACAACTTGAATCGGTACTTGGGCCCGGCCATTGCCAATGAAACGGTAAAACGACTCTCCGTGCGAGGTTTCAAGCAAAAAGCACCAGACCATGGAGTGCAACATTGCAAGATGGTGATCGTGGACAACGATCGCGCCGTCGTTCTTGGTTCACCATTCTCTCAACGGTATTGGGATACGCTGCGGCACCAGCTCGATGAGCCGCGCCGTGGTGGAAACACTTCGGATATAGTCCACGACTTGAGCATGGCTGTCGTCGGACCAGCCGCAAGAGACCTCTACGAAACTTTTCGTGTCTACTGGAATGAAGATCTCTCAGAAAACCAGAAGCTACCCGCCTTGCCTGAAAACCTTGAACCGAACACGCAGACTTCCGGTGAAGATGCGATCGCAAAGCTCCAGGTCGTGCGCACCATGAGCGGCAAGCGTTTCGAAGAACTCAATCGCGAGAGTGAAAAAGGAATTCTCGAAGGCTATCTGCGGGCGATTGCCCTTGCTAGACACTACATCTACATGGAAAACCAGTACTTCACTGACGGAGTCGTCACTGACGCTTTGGTAGCCGCTCTGAAAGCCAACAGCAATCTCCAGGTGATCATGGTCGTGCCGATCAAACCCGACGTGATGTTCTATCCGAGGCGGCAAGCCAAACGGATCGAACAGATCAGGGAAGCGGGAGGTGATCGCGTCGGCGTCTTTACTCGATGGACTTACGACAAACGTCTTGATGCCGTTCGTCCTCTCGTCGCACCGGTGTACATTCACGCGAAGGGAGCTGTCGTAGACGATTCGTGGGCCACGATCGGTTCGGCAAACCTGGACGGCCTTTCGCTGGATTACAACTTGCTGCTTAGCCCACTGGCTTTTGGCGAAACAACTGCCTGCGAACTCAATCTCAATATCATTCCCACAGCTCCCGGTTCAGCTAACCAGTTCGCGCAGTTCACCCGACGACGACTCTGGGCCGAGCATCTGGGAATTCTGAAGAACGGAATACCGGATCATGAGGATCCGTCGTTGGCAACTGGACCACAACATCAGTGGCTCACGTCGCTTTGGAGACCAGCAGCTGAGCGCGCGCTCAAACACGTGACACAAGCAAAGCGCGAGGATTTGCCCGGCTTCATACTTGAGTATCCCAAGGAAGACGGCGGCTGTCTCGACACGCCTCGCAAGCACCTCGCCGCCTTGGGTGTAAAACTCAAACCACTAAACGAGGCAGTGATACGTCCGATTACGGGCAGCCGCAAGTTCCATTTCTCAAGTGGTAAGTGGGACCGAAGGCCCCTCATCGAGGACATCAAGCAGTGA